The Pseudomonas multiresinivorans DNA window GCAAGCTCGCTCCTACAATGTGCGACGGCTAACGTGGCGCGGTCATCCTCACCACAGGGCAGTAGGGCGCATTCTGCATGCCTCAGACCACCGGCGGCGATGGCGGTCGTTGCGAGCTATCCACCCAGGCGCTGATCAGGTTGTAGACCACCGCCAGCAATACCGGCCCGAGGAACAAGCCGATGAAGCCGAAGCTGAGCAACCCGCCGAGCACGCCCAGCAGCACCACTACCAACGGCAGGTTGCCACCACGGCTGATCAGATAGGGCTTGAGGATGTTGTCGACGCCGCTGATCACGAAGAAGCCCCAGATGGCCATGAACACACCGTAGCCATAGCTCTCCTGGTAGAACAGCCAGAGCACGGCCGGCCCCCAGATCAGCGGTGGCACCATCAGCAGGCTGCAGACGAAGGTCAGCAGCCCCAGCACCAGCGGACCCGGCACGCCGGCGATGAGGAAGCCGACGGTCGCCAGCACCCCTTGTGCGGCGGCGGTGCCGATCACCCCGTTGACCACCCGTTGCACGGTACCGGCAATGATGTCCATGTACTGCTGTGCGGTGTCGCCGATCAGGCGCTGCAGCATGCCGTGGGCAAAGGCCTGGAGGCGCAGGCCGTCGCGGTAGAAGAAGAAGATCAGCACCAGGCTGAGTACCAGCTCGAAGATACCAACCCCCAGCTTGGCGCTGCGCGCCAGCACCCAGTTGCCCACTTCGCCCATGTACGGCTTGAGCGCGGAAAACATCGCTACGCCCTGCTGGTCGGCCTGGTACCACCAGCCGATCAGGCGATCACCGATCAGCGGCACGCGGGCCATCCACTCCGGCGGCGGCGGCAGGCCGGAGACCTGCAGGTTCTTCACCAGCTCCACGCCTTCGCGCACCCGGTCCACCAGCCCGAAGCCCAGCCATACCAATGGCAGCGCCACCAGCACGATCCAGCAGACGGTGAGCACGCCAGCCGCCGCTGCCTGGCGGCCGCCCAGCAGTTGGGTGAGCAGGCGCATCAGCGGCCAACTGGCGAATGCCAGCACTGCGGCCCAGACCAATGCCGACCAGAAGGGCAGCAACACCCAGATGCTGGCCGCAAGCAGGCCCAGCAACAGCAGGCGCAGCAACAGGCGATCATTGTCGAACATTGGAAACCCCGGTTGGCTCGAAAGCCCCAGTGTAGGGCGTTTCGCCCTTCAGCGTAGGGGAATCAGCGCAGCCAGGTCAGGTGCAGGCCGTCACTGTCGTCCTTGCCCTGCTCCAGGCGGGCGTCGCGCACACCCTGGGCGGTGAGTGCTGCGCGCCAGTCACTGGCGTGCTTGCCGGCCAGCTCGACGCGCACCCCGGTATCCAGGCGCAGGGTACGCACCAGCAGGTCGAGCCAGGCACCGCCCGGCTCCTGCGGCACATGGCTGAGGGTCAGCTCGCCGTTGGCCTTGAGCAGGCGCATCAGGGTCGCCGGGCTGGGCAGCAACTCGCCGAGGGCGGCGCCGCTGTCCAGTTGTTCGGCATGCAGGTAGGCGCGGCGGTTGCCGCGGGTGATGGTGTAGACCGCTACCAGACTGTTCTCGTGGGGCGCGGCAAGGCGCACCAGCAGGTAGGCCTGCTGGTCGTCCGGGCCGAACAGCTTGGAGTTGCCGAACACCGAATTGGCCAGCAGGTTGCTGGAACCGCAATCGCGGCTCTCGCACCAGAACAGCGGCGTGGCGTCGGCCTTGAGCAGGTCCTTGCGCGCGGCGGCGAAGGCGCTCTGGCTGGAGTCCTCGTCGGGCAGGCGATAGGTCACGGCGGTCAGGTCGCCGATGGCGCGTACCTCGCCTTCCATGCGCAGGCGCCCACTGATGCGGCTGATCGAGCCTTGCGGGTAGATGCGTTCCTGGCTGGCAGCCTGGTTGAAGTCGACGATTTCCGAACGCGGGAAGCGCGGGAGGATGTCCAGGTCGTGGCTGTCGGGCAGGTCGGCGGCGCCGGCAACGGCGCTGACACCGAGCAGGCCAGTGAAGATCAGGGAGTGAAGGAGCCGTGAAATCCGGGCCTTCTGCGCGTCCGCCGGAAGGTTTTTGCCGTCTTGGCGCGCGGTGGTCTGGACGTCGAGCATGCACAATCTCCCTGAAACGATCCGTGCAGACTCGCGGCAGGCCCCGCTTTAGTCAAGCTGCGCGCCGCTACAGGGTATTGCTCAGTCCGCCAGCAGGAACGGCCGGAAGATCGCGGCAACCGCTTCGGCGCCCGCCTCGTCATCCAGGTGCAGGTGGTGCTGGCCCGGCAGTTCATGGACCTCGAAGGGCCTGTCCTTGAGCAGTTCGCGGGTGGCCGGCTCGACCAGCATCAACCCCTGCTGCGCCAGCACCAGGCTGGTCGGGCACTGCACGGACTGGACGAATTGTCGCGCATGGGCGCGGGTCAGGCGCAGCGGCGACGGCAGTGTCAGGCGCGCGTCGGTCCGCCAGGTGTAGCCGCCGGGCACCGGTACCAGACCACGGGATGCCAGCAGCTCAGCGGCTTCCCGGCTCACCGCGCCGACGCCCTTCATGCGCGCCTCCACGGCGCGGTCGATAGCCTCGTACACCGGCTTGCGCTTGTTCGGCAGGGCCAGTTGCGCGCGCAAGGCTTCGCCCAGTTTCTGCGGCGAGGTGTCCGGTTCACCGGTGTAGGGCACCAGCCCGTCGATCAACGCCAGGCGCTCGATGCGCTCGGGCATGGCGCCGGCCAGCAGTACCGAGACAATCGCGCCCATGGAGTGCCCGAGCAGGGAGAAACGCTCCCAACCCATCTGGTCGGCGACCATCAGCACGTCCAGCGCGTAATCCCAGAGCAGGTAGCTGGCCCCCGGTGCGCGATGGCCCGAGTGGCCGTGGCCGGCGAAATCGAGGGCGAGGATGCGCACGCCTTCGAGCTTCGGTGCCAGGCGGGCGAAGCTCATGGCGTTGTCCAGCCAACCGTGCAGGGCAATCACCGGCCGGCCGTCTTCCGGGCCGAACAGGTGCGCGGCCAGCTCGATGTGCGGCAGGTTCAGGCGGATTTCCTGGACTTTGGCGGTCATGGCGATTCCTCAGGCGTTGGTGCGCTGTTGCCAGCGGGCGAAGACGGTCTTGAGCAGAGCGGCGGTGTCCTGCGGGCGCTCCAGCGGGAACATGTGCCCGCCGGGCAGCGACAGGCTTTCCCCCATGGGGATGCGGCCGATCATACGGGCGTGGTGCGGCAGCACCACCCGACTATGGCGGCCGCGCACCATGGTCAACGGCACGGCGAGCTGCTTCGCGCGGCCGGGGCTGGTGTGCGGCACATTGCGGTAGATGGAGATTTCCGTGGCCGGGTCGAACTTCAACCGCAGGCCCCTTGCGTCGGCCGGCGCCAGCCCGTGGCGCACATAGGCTTCCAGGCAATCGCGGTCGAAACGCTTGAACAGCGGCTTGCCGGCGAAATATTCCAGCGCCTCGGCAAAATCGTCGAAATCCTCGCGGCGACCGAGGGTACGGCCGGCGGGCGTCAGCCGGTCGATGAAGCCGAAGCGCTTGGCAACACGGATCACCAGTTGATCGGCCAAGGTCAGCAGGGGCGAATCGAGCATGACCACCCCGCGATACAGCTCGGGCCTGCGCAGCGCCGCGTGGTAATGCAGCACACCGCCCAGGGAATGGCCGACGCCCCACACCGGTTCATCCAGCGCCTCCAGGTGGTGCAGCAGCTCTTCCACCAGGTTTTCCCAGTTGGCGTTCACCGGGAAGCGCGGGTCATGGCCGTGCATGTCCAGCCGATGGACCCGGTAATCCGGTTCCAGGGCGTCGAACAACTTGCCGTAGGTACCCGAGGGGAAACCGTTGGCGTGGGCGAAGAAGACCGCTTGCGACATGCTGCGTGAACTCGGGGGAATGACAGCCTGGATTTTCCGACAGCAACCCGAGTGCGGCAATGACCCGCACTCCCGCGAATGACGGCACTACGGCCAAAGTCCATGGCGCTCCGGCGGATTTGCCCTGATCCACCCTTCTTTCGGCACAACTTCGGCGGACAACCGCGAACTGTTATGCGCCCCACAGGAGGCTCATCGTAGGGCGCATAACGCGGAACGCGTTATCCGCCGCCAACCATCACACCCAATGCACCGCGTGGTTCACCACGCTGAACAGAATGCCGCCAGCCACCAGCAGGAACACCAGCCCGCAGGCGCCATCGATGACCGGCACCGCCCGCAGCAGGCGCTTCTGCCAGACCGGTCGGGTGAGGATCACGCTGAGCAGGCTGAACCAGAGAAAGCCAGTGCCGAACAGCATCACCGCCACCGACACCTTGCCTGGCGCCGACATGTCGGCCGGAATCAGGCTGGTCAGCAGGGCGAGGAAGAACACCAGCGCCTTGGGATTGAACAGGTTGGTCGCCAATCCACGCAGCCAGGGGCCGAGCCTGGATTCAGCCAGCTCGCCGTCGATCCGCCCTGCCCCGCCCGGCTTGCGCAGGGCACGCAGTGCACCGATGCCCAGCCAGCCGAGGTAGACCGCGCCCACCAGCTGCAACGCACTGAACAGCAGCGGCGAGCGGCTGAGCAGCAGCGACACGCCGGTCAGCACCAACGTGCCGTGGACCAGGATGCCGCAGGCCAGCCCAAGGGCGCTGAGCACGCCGGCGCGGCGGCCCTGGTGCAGAGAAGTGCGCACCACCAGCGCGACGTCCGGGCCGGGGCTGACCAGGGCGACGGCGAACACGGCGGTGAGCATGAGCAAGACGTGAACCTCCTGCATGGCGGGATTCTCCAGTGGAAAAGGGATACGAAGAGTGTCTGGGTCAGCGCTGGCGCAGTCGCGCAGGCGGCAATCCGTAGGTGCGGCGGAACAGGCGGCTGAAGTGCGCCTGGTCATAGAAGCCCAGGCTCAGGGCGATCTCCGATAGCGGCTGGCCCTTGAGCACCCGCGGCAAGGCGCGCTCCAGGCGCAGGTGCGTTAGCCACTGGTGCGGCGGCAATCCGCACTGGTGGCGGAAGCGGCGCAGTACCTGCCAGGGGCTGAGGTCACAGAACTCGGCGATTTCCTCCAGCGTCGGCGGCGTTTCCAGGCGCGACTCCAGCCATTCGCGGATACGCGCCCAGGTCGGCGCGTCGAAGCCCTGCCCCGGCTCACGGATGCGCAGGCTGGAGGCACGCTCCAGCAAGGCGGCCAGCGCCTGCCACAGCTGGCCTTCCTGCTCCAGCCGCTCACCACCCAGCATCAGGGCATGGGCTTGCTGCAGTTCGGCCTGCAGCCGTGGATCGCGCAGTTGCGCGGCCGTCAGCCGCGGCGCGCCCTGGCGGCCATCGCTGAAGGCGCGGCAGGCGTCGTCCAGCCAGTGCGGGTCGATGGACAGCACGCGGATGCGATAGCCGTCGTCACCATCGCTGGAACCGTCATGGATGCTCTCGGGGCTCATCAGCAGGATGTCGCCATTCCCGGCCAGCGAGCGCTCACCGCGATGGGTGTAGCGCTGGCGACCGTCGAGCATCAACCCGACGTGATAGTCGAGGTGAAAATGCCGCGGAAAGGCGAAATGGCGGTACTCGGCGTCGATGAAACGGACGCCGGGCAAGCCGCTGCTGTGGTGTTCGATGCGTTCCATGGGCCTACTTTACCGGCGCGAGAACGGCGGGTCTTGGACAAAATTGCGAGTACTGCCGGGCGGAGCAAACCCTGCAGGAGCGAGCTTGCTCGCGAACCACCTGATGCCACGGCTCTCGGCGGGTTCGCGAGCAAGCTCGCTCCTACGAAAAGCACTCAGCTCTATTGGGTCGATTGCATCGCGTCAGGGCGTTGGGCGAAGAGATCGCGGACGAAGTCCGCTCCTACGGGGATGCGATATTTCGTAGGAGAGGACTCCGTCCGCGATCGGCGAAGCCCCCGTGCAATACGTCGGCGTGCCGCAAGCTCAACGCTCCAGCGGCACCACCGCCATGGTCAGCCGCGAAATGCAGCTCGGCTTGCCATCATCCCCGTGCAGGCGGATTTCCCAGACATGAGTCGAGCGGCCGATGTGCACCGCCTTCGCCACCGCCGTCACCCGCCCGCTGCGCAGGCCGCGCAGGTGGTTGGCGTTCACTTCCAGGCCAACGCAGTAGTATTTGGACGTATCCAGGCACAGGTAGCTGGCGGTGGAGCCGACGGTTTCCGCCAGCACCACCGAGGCGCCGCCGTGCAGCAGGCCGTAGGGCTGGTGGGTACGCGAATCCACCACCATGCTGGCGGTCAGCGTGTCGTCGTCGAACGCCTCGAAGCGGATGTCGAGCACTTCACCGATGGTGTTCTTCAGGTTCGCGTTGAGCTTTTCCAGATCGGGCGTGGTGCGCCAGGTCATGCCATTCCCCTCATGTCGTCTCATTCATGCCATTGCACCGCCTCGCGGCGCTCCGCCCATTCATTGAAGCGCTGACCGTAGGTACCTTCCACCACATTGCGCTTGATCTTCAGGGTGGGCGTGAGGAAGCCGTTATCCACCGTCCAGACGTCCTTGACCAGCACCAGTCCGGCCAGGCGTTCGTGCTTGTCCAGCGCTTCGTTCACCTCCGTCAGCAGCGCCTGCAGGCTCTGCTCGAGCTCGATGCGCGAGCCGTTGGCGGCCTCCTGGCGACCGACTTCGGAAAGCACGCACAGGCCCAGCGGAGCAATCAGGCCGTCGCCGACCACGCAGATCTGCTCGATCCGCGAATGCACGGCCAGGCGGTTCTCGATGGGCGCCGGCGCCACATACTTGCCCTTGGCAGTCTTGAAGATTTCCTTGATGCGCCCGGTCAGGCGCAGGTGGCCTTCGGCATCCTGCTCGCCCTTGTCGCCGGTACGCAGGAAGCCGTCCTCGGTGATGGTCTCGGCAGTGCGCTCCGGGTCCTTGAAGTAGCCGACCATGGTCGCACCGCTGCGTACCTGCACTTCGCCTTCGTCACTGATGCGCACTTCCACGCCGGGGCTGTTGCGGCCGATCCAGCCGGTTTTCTGTTCACCGGGGCGGCAGACGTGGGAGTAGCCGCAGTTCTCGGTCATGCCGTAGACCTCGAGCACATTCAGGCCCAGGCGCTGGTACCAGTTCAGCAGCGCCTCGGGGACCGGCGCGGCACCGCACAGGGCGTAGCGCACGGCGTCCAGGCCAAGGCCGGCAAGTACCTTGCGGCCGACCAGGCGGCCGACAATAGGCAGGCGCAGCAGGCGGTCGAGCTTTTTCGCCGGCATCTGCGCGTAGACGCCCATCTGGAACTTGGTCCAGATGCGCGGCACGCCGAAGAACACCGTGGGCCGCGCCCGGCGCATGTCGGCAACGAAGGTGTCCAGGCTCTCGGCGAAGAAGATCGTCTGCCCGGCATAGATCGACGCCATCTGCACGAACATCCGCTCGGCCACATGGCACAGCGGCAGGTAGGACAGCAGCCGGTCCTCCTCGCCGACCCCGAACAGGTCGATGGCATGGCTCGCGGCGAAGGCGAAGTTGCCGAAGGTGTGCATCACGCCCTTGGGCGTACCAGTGGTGCCGGAGGTGTAGATCAGGGTCGCCAGGGTGGCGGCGTCCGGGCGCGGATCATCGCTGATCGGTGCCTGCTGCTGCAGATCGCCCCACTGGTGGTCGAATCGCCCTTCCGGATGCACCGGCAAAGCCACCGTGGGCACGCCCTCGGGAATGCCATCAACCATCGCCGGCCAGTCGTCCAGCTTGCCGATGAAGGCCACCCTCGCTTCGGAGTGGGTCATCACCTGGCGCACGGAGTCGGCAGTGAGGTTGGGATACAGCGGCACCGAGACGTAGCCGGCCATCCAGATGGCGATGTCGGCGACTATCCAGTGGGCGCAGTTCTTCGAAATGATCGCCACCCGGCTGCCTTCGGGAAGGTTCAGGCTGCGCAGCCAGCCGGCGGCGCGGCGGGCCTGGTCGCCCACTTCGCCCCAGGTCAGGGTCTGCACTTCGCCGCCAGTGAGCGGCTGCACCAGGTAGCGCTTGTTCGGGTGGCTCTTCTCGCGCTGATAGAACAGGTCGAGTGGTAATCGGACTGCTTTAACCACGTGCCCCTCCTTTGTTTTTTTTGTCAGAGGTGTAGCTCAGGGATATAGCGATGGATCAACCAAGCACTTGCTTGGTTGAATATTCCACGCAGCGCAGCGGCAGACAAGGCTGGTCGTGTGAACTTTTGTAGGATTTAGCCGAAGGATTGGCCACCAGCCGCTCTGCAACGGGGCTCGCGAAGAAACATCCAGGCACGATTTGCCGGCAATGGAAATGCAAAAGGCCCCTTTCGGGGCCTTTGCGGAAACGGTCGACTCAGGAATGCCGAGGATGGTAGAGCGACACCAGCTCCATCAATCCCGCTACCGGCACCTCGCCTTCCAGCTCCGCCAGCGTAGCGGTGCTGAACGGCACGGCATCGCTGCGGCTGCCATGCACCAGCAGGCCGGCCAGCGCACCGACCAGCGGCTGATGCGTCACCAGCAGCAGGTTCTGCTCGTTGCGGCCATCGAGGAAACGCAGCACGTCTTTCGGATCGTCATCCGGAGTCAGCCAGGGCGCGGTGCCGACCGAACCCTCGAAACCCAGCGCCTCGCGAACCAGCTCGGCGGTTTCCTGGGCGCGCACGTAGGGGCTGGCGAGGATCCCGTCCAGCGGGCGACCAGCCAGCTGGGCGGCGCTTTTCAGCGCCTCCTTGATGCCATGGGCCGTCAGCCGGCGCTCGGCATCACGGCGAGCCTGGGGCTCGGCCTCGCCATGGCGCAGCAGCCAGAGCTTCAAAGCTTGGGCTCCTCGTCACGCACCGGGTGTGGCGCCGGCGGCACGTCGTGCGCGGCCTCGCCTTCCGGGGCATGGGCATTCGGCCAGTCGGCGAATGGCCAGGGCTTCTCTTCGGTCTGGAAGGTTCCGAAGCGGCCGATCTGCGCAAAGTACTGGCTCAGACTGTCGCCGAAACCCATCAGGCTGCCGCTGGGCGCACCGTAGATGACGCGGTAGATCAGCTGGATGATCACCACGGCGCCGAGGATCATCTCGGCGACGAACCAGACCAGCGCGAAGACCAGCATCCAGACGACGCGCAGGACCAGGGATTCCTTCTCTAGACGGTCAGCGGGCTGACGTTCAGCGGACATGGCGAAACCTCCTCAGAAACCGGTGGTGGGAATGAAGTCGACGTCGGTCTTCGGCTCGCCGCTCATCAGCGCTCCGATGACCTGCTCCAGTGTGCGGCCGCCGAACAGGATGGCGTTGAGGCCGGCCACCAGCGGCATGTAGACCTGCAACTCGTCGGCCTTGGCCTTGAGCACCTTGAGGGTATTCACGCCCTCGGCAGTCTCGCCCATGCGCGCCACGGCGTCTTCCAGGCTCAGGCCTTCGCCCAGGGCGAAGCCCACCTGATAGTTACGACTCTTGGGTGACGAACAGGTGACGATCAGGTCGCCCACACCCGCCAGGCCGAGGAAGGTCATGGGGTTGGCGCCGAGCTTGACGGCGAAGCGGGTCATCTCCGCCAGGGCGCGGGTGATCAGCATGCCCTTGGTGTTCTCGCCCATGCCCAGCGCGGCAGCCATGCCGGCAATAATGGCGTAGACGTTCTTCAGCGCGCCGCCCAGTTCGACACCGAAGCGGTCGCCACTGGCATAGACGCGGAAAGTGCGGCCGTGCAGGGCCTCCTGCACCTGGGCGCAGAGATCTTCGTCCTCGCTGGCGACCACGGTGGCGGTCAGCTCGTGCTCGGCGATCTCGCGCGCCAAGTTCGGGCCGGAAATCACCGCGATGCGCGACTTGGGCGCGATCTCTTCGAGTACCTGGCTCATCAGCTTGAAGCTCTGCGCCTCGATGCCCTTGGTCAGGCTGACCAGCATCTTGCCCGCCAACTCTTCGCTGCGGCCGTCGAGCACCTTGCGCAGGGCACTGGAAGGCACCGCGACGAAAATC harbors:
- a CDS encoding AI-2E family transporter codes for the protein MFDNDRLLLRLLLLGLLAASIWVLLPFWSALVWAAVLAFASWPLMRLLTQLLGGRQAAAAGVLTVCWIVLVALPLVWLGFGLVDRVREGVELVKNLQVSGLPPPPEWMARVPLIGDRLIGWWYQADQQGVAMFSALKPYMGEVGNWVLARSAKLGVGIFELVLSLVLIFFFYRDGLRLQAFAHGMLQRLIGDTAQQYMDIIAGTVQRVVNGVIGTAAAQGVLATVGFLIAGVPGPLVLGLLTFVCSLLMVPPLIWGPAVLWLFYQESYGYGVFMAIWGFFVISGVDNILKPYLISRGGNLPLVVVLLGVLGGLLSFGFIGLFLGPVLLAVVYNLISAWVDSSQRPPSPPVV
- a CDS encoding DUF4892 domain-containing protein — protein: MLDVQTTARQDGKNLPADAQKARISRLLHSLIFTGLLGVSAVAGAADLPDSHDLDILPRFPRSEIVDFNQAASQERIYPQGSISRISGRLRMEGEVRAIGDLTAVTYRLPDEDSSQSAFAAARKDLLKADATPLFWCESRDCGSSNLLANSVFGNSKLFGPDDQQAYLLVRLAAPHENSLVAVYTITRGNRRAYLHAEQLDSGAALGELLPSPATLMRLLKANGELTLSHVPQEPGGAWLDLLVRTLRLDTGVRVELAGKHASDWRAALTAQGVRDARLEQGKDDSDGLHLTWLR
- a CDS encoding alpha/beta fold hydrolase — translated: MTAKVQEIRLNLPHIELAAHLFGPEDGRPVIALHGWLDNAMSFARLAPKLEGVRILALDFAGHGHSGHRAPGASYLLWDYALDVLMVADQMGWERFSLLGHSMGAIVSVLLAGAMPERIERLALIDGLVPYTGEPDTSPQKLGEALRAQLALPNKRKPVYEAIDRAVEARMKGVGAVSREAAELLASRGLVPVPGGYTWRTDARLTLPSPLRLTRAHARQFVQSVQCPTSLVLAQQGLMLVEPATRELLKDRPFEVHELPGQHHLHLDDEAGAEAVAAIFRPFLLAD
- a CDS encoding alpha/beta fold hydrolase, which translates into the protein MSQAVFFAHANGFPSGTYGKLFDALEPDYRVHRLDMHGHDPRFPVNANWENLVEELLHHLEALDEPVWGVGHSLGGVLHYHAALRRPELYRGVVMLDSPLLTLADQLVIRVAKRFGFIDRLTPAGRTLGRREDFDDFAEALEYFAGKPLFKRFDRDCLEAYVRHGLAPADARGLRLKFDPATEISIYRNVPHTSPGRAKQLAVPLTMVRGRHSRVVLPHHARMIGRIPMGESLSLPGGHMFPLERPQDTAALLKTVFARWQQRTNA
- a CDS encoding LysE family translocator, producing the protein MQEVHVLLMLTAVFAVALVSPGPDVALVVRTSLHQGRRAGVLSALGLACGILVHGTLVLTGVSLLLSRSPLLFSALQLVGAVYLGWLGIGALRALRKPGGAGRIDGELAESRLGPWLRGLATNLFNPKALVFFLALLTSLIPADMSAPGKVSVAVMLFGTGFLWFSLLSVILTRPVWQKRLLRAVPVIDGACGLVFLLVAGGILFSVVNHAVHWV
- a CDS encoding AraC family transcriptional regulator; its protein translation is MERIEHHSSGLPGVRFIDAEYRHFAFPRHFHLDYHVGLMLDGRQRYTHRGERSLAGNGDILLMSPESIHDGSSDGDDGYRIRVLSIDPHWLDDACRAFSDGRQGAPRLTAAQLRDPRLQAELQQAHALMLGGERLEQEGQLWQALAALLERASSLRIREPGQGFDAPTWARIREWLESRLETPPTLEEIAEFCDLSPWQVLRRFRHQCGLPPHQWLTHLRLERALPRVLKGQPLSEIALSLGFYDQAHFSRLFRRTYGLPPARLRQR
- a CDS encoding hotdog fold thioesterase; translation: MTWRTTPDLEKLNANLKNTIGEVLDIRFEAFDDDTLTASMVVDSRTHQPYGLLHGGASVVLAETVGSTASYLCLDTSKYYCVGLEVNANHLRGLRSGRVTAVAKAVHIGRSTHVWEIRLHGDDGKPSCISRLTMAVVPLER
- a CDS encoding AMP-binding protein — encoded protein: MVKAVRLPLDLFYQREKSHPNKRYLVQPLTGGEVQTLTWGEVGDQARRAAGWLRSLNLPEGSRVAIISKNCAHWIVADIAIWMAGYVSVPLYPNLTADSVRQVMTHSEARVAFIGKLDDWPAMVDGIPEGVPTVALPVHPEGRFDHQWGDLQQQAPISDDPRPDAATLATLIYTSGTTGTPKGVMHTFGNFAFAASHAIDLFGVGEEDRLLSYLPLCHVAERMFVQMASIYAGQTIFFAESLDTFVADMRRARPTVFFGVPRIWTKFQMGVYAQMPAKKLDRLLRLPIVGRLVGRKVLAGLGLDAVRYALCGAAPVPEALLNWYQRLGLNVLEVYGMTENCGYSHVCRPGEQKTGWIGRNSPGVEVRISDEGEVQVRSGATMVGYFKDPERTAETITEDGFLRTGDKGEQDAEGHLRLTGRIKEIFKTAKGKYVAPAPIENRLAVHSRIEQICVVGDGLIAPLGLCVLSEVGRQEAANGSRIELEQSLQALLTEVNEALDKHERLAGLVLVKDVWTVDNGFLTPTLKIKRNVVEGTYGQRFNEWAERREAVQWHE
- the sixA gene encoding phosphohistidine phosphatase SixA — protein: MKLWLLRHGEAEPQARRDAERRLTAHGIKEALKSAAQLAGRPLDGILASPYVRAQETAELVREALGFEGSVGTAPWLTPDDDPKDVLRFLDGRNEQNLLLVTHQPLVGALAGLLVHGSRSDAVPFSTATLAELEGEVPVAGLMELVSLYHPRHS
- a CDS encoding DUF4389 domain-containing protein, producing the protein MSAERQPADRLEKESLVLRVVWMLVFALVWFVAEMILGAVVIIQLIYRVIYGAPSGSLMGFGDSLSQYFAQIGRFGTFQTEEKPWPFADWPNAHAPEGEAAHDVPPAPHPVRDEEPKL
- a CDS encoding NAD(P)H-dependent glycerol-3-phosphate dehydrogenase yields the protein MTQQQPIAVLGGGSFGTAFANLLAENGQRVRQWMRDEEQAEAIRTRRENPNYLKGVRIHDGVEPTTDLAATLAECEMIFVAVPSSALRKVLDGRSEELAGKMLVSLTKGIEAQSFKLMSQVLEEIAPKSRIAVISGPNLAREIAEHELTATVVASEDEDLCAQVQEALHGRTFRVYASGDRFGVELGGALKNVYAIIAGMAAALGMGENTKGMLITRALAEMTRFAVKLGANPMTFLGLAGVGDLIVTCSSPKSRNYQVGFALGEGLSLEDAVARMGETAEGVNTLKVLKAKADELQVYMPLVAGLNAILFGGRTLEQVIGALMSGEPKTDVDFIPTTGF